CTCCATCGCCGACGGCTGCTCGGTCCCGTCCGGTTGCTGGCCGAACATCACCGAGCCGATCTCGACGGACCGGATACCGCCGACCAGATAGAGCACGCAGGAGAGCGCCCACGCCGGGTACTCGGTTTGCGGAATGTGCGGCAGCATCGCCTTGGCATCGATGTAGAGCGCGTGGCCGCCCGGCGGCGTCACCATCGGGATCCCCGCCGCCGTCATCCGATCGGCGAGGTACGCCACCGACCGCACGCGATAGCGGAGATAGTCCTCGTTGAGCGCCTCGTCGAGGCCGATCGCGATCGCCTCGAGGTCGTACCCCGCGAGCCCGCCATAGGTGGGGAACCCCTCGGTCAGGATCAGGTTGTCCCGGCAGCGGCGCGCGAGGTCGTCGTCGTTCACGGCCAGGAAGCCGCCGATGTTCGCCATGCCATCCTTCTTGGCACTCATCGTCGCGCCGTCGACCTCGGCGAACATCGCCTGCGCAATCTGCGTCGGCGTCTCGTGCTCGTGGCCCGGCTCACGCTCCTTGATGAACCAGGCGTTCTCGGCGAAGCGACAGGCGTCGAGGAAGAGCGGCACGCCATGGCGATTGCAGGTGGCGCGCACGGCGCGGAGGTTCTCGAGCGACGCGGGCTGGCCACCGCCGGAATTGTTCGTGACCGTGTACATCACCAGCGGGACCTTCCCCGCCTGCTCCGTCAGCACCCGGTCGAGCGCCTCGACATCCATGTTCCCCTTGAAGGGGTGCCACACCGACGGCTGTCGTCCCTCGGCGATCGGCAGGTCGAGTGCCGTGGCACCGCGCGCCTCGATGTTGGCGCGCGTCGTGTCGAAGTGGGTGTTGTTCGGCACGATCTGCCCGGCGTGCACCACCGTGCCGAAGAGGATCCGCTCGGCGGCGCGCCCCTGGTGGGTCGGGATCACATGTCGCAATCCGGTGATCCGCTGCACCGCGGCCTCGAAGCGATAGAACGAGTCGGCGCCCGCGTACGACTCGTCGCCGATCATCATCCCGGCCCACTGCCGCGACGACATCGCGCCGGTGCCGGAATCGGTGAGCAGGTCGATCAGCACGTCGCGCGCGCGCAGCAGGAAGAGATTGTGGTGCGCGGCATCCAGCGCCACGCGCCGTTCCTCCGCCGTGGTCTGGCGAATCGGTTCGACGCTCTTGATGCGGAACGGTTCGATGATGGTGCGGGGTGCGAAGGTCATGTGGTGGCGGCGCGCTGGCGCCAGTAGAGGAAGACGGGGATGCCGAGCAGCAGCAAACCGCCGCCGCGGAGGGCATTGCCCGGATTGGAGGCCAGGGAACCGAGCACCACATACGCCGCGGCGGCGACGAAGGCCAACGTGGTCCACGGATGCAGCGGCACGAGGAATGGCACGACCCGATCGCCGTCGGCGCGGCGCAGCGCAAAGAGCGTCGCCGCGGTCAGACCGAAGAAGATCCAGTCGGCGAAGACGACATAGTCGAGCAGTGCGCCGTACGTTCCCGAGAAGAGCAGGAGGATTGCCCAGGCGCCCTGCACCACGATCGCGGCCACCGGCGTGCGCCAGGTCGGATGCAGCGTCGCGAACGACTTGAAGAAGAGCCCATCGCGCGCCATCGCCTGGTAGACCCGCGGCGAGACGAGAATCACCAGATTCAGGAAGCCGAACGTCGACGCCACGATCCCTGCGGCGATCAGCCGACGTCCGCTCTCGCCCGCGATCCCCGCCATCGTTTCGGCCGCGGGCGCGTGGCTCGCGGCCAATCCGGCCGGCCCCAGCACGCGCAGGTACGCCACGTTCACCAGCAGATATGCCACCACCACGCCGATCACGCCGAGGATCAGCGCACGCGGGAGATCGCGCTCCGGATCGCGCAGCTCCTCGGCGATGAAGTTGGTCTGCTGCCATCCGCCAAAGGCGAAGAGCACCGGCACCAGTGCCGCACCGACCTTGAGCAGCGTCGACCCCGCCTCGATCGGCGCCTCGGCCTGGTTCACCGCGGCCGGGGCCGAGAACGCCGCGATCACCAGCACCGCAATGGCCAGGAGCTTGAGCAGCGTGAAGACGTTCTGGGTCCACGCCGCCGGCTTGACGCCGATCACGTTGATGCCGGTCAGCAGGAGGATCGCCCCGGCCGCCAGCATCGGCTGCTGCCCGGCGGGGAGGCCAAAGAGATCGGTGGCGTACCCGGCGAATGTCATCGCCACCGCCGCGATCGCCCCGGTCGCCATGATGAGCAGCAGGGCCCAGCCGTAGAGGAAGCCGGCGAGCGGCCCGAACGCCTCCCGCAGGTAGGCGTAGCCGCCGCCGGCGAGCGGTCGGCGTCGCCCCAGCTCGGCGAAGACAAAGGCCCCCAGCAGCGCGATCACCGCGCCCAGCACCCAGACCAGGAGGGTGCCGTTGCGGCTGCCCATCCGGGAGGCGACCACCGACGGATTGAGGAAGATCCCCGAGCCGATGATGCCGCCGATGACCATCATGGTGGCGGAGAACAGCCCCAGGGTGCGGGCGTAGCCGACGGGTGGCGGGGTCGTCACGGTCGAGGGGGGCTCCCGGCGCGCAGGTGAATGTGAGGCGTGAGGGGTGAGGTGGGAGAGCATAGGAGCATCGCGGATTGGCGCCCCCGGCACAAGGCGACCCCCTCCGGCTACTTTTCCGCCGCTCGCGGTCGCTTCCGACCCCCCTGTACCCGATTCGAGGCCCGCCCCTGCAATGATGCGTTCCGGCCTGCTCTGGCTCTCCGAGCGGAAGTCCATCTTCAACTTCGTCCGCAGCAACGGGCTGGCGAAGAAGTTTGCCTCGCGATTCGTCGCCGGCGAGACCCTCGCCACCGGCGAAGCTGCCGCCAAGGAGCTCCAGGCCAAGGGGATCACCTCATCCCTCGATCTCCTCGGCGAGAGTGTCCATGCCGAGGCCGAGGCCAACGCTGCGCGCGACGCCTACATCGCCATTCTCCGCGGGATGAAGGCGGCCGGTCTCGAGGTGAATGCCTCGCTCAAGCCAACCCAGATGGGGCTCGACATCGACGAGGGCCTCGCGGTACGCAACATCACCGCCATCCTCGAGGTCGCCAAGGAGACCGGCGCCTTCGTCCGGATGGACATGGAAGGGTCGGCCTACACCCAGCGCACCATCGACTTCTACGAGAAGCAGGTCCCCGAGGCGCTCCGCAGCCACACCGGCCTGGTGATCCAGGCGGCGCTGCGTCGTTCCACCGAGGACATCGAGCACCTGATTCGCATCGGCGCGCGCGTCCGCCTCTGCAAGGGCGCCTACATGGAGCCGGCCGAGGTGGCCTACCCGGTCAAGGCCGACGTCGACGCGCATTATGTGCGGCTGATGCATCGCCTGCTGACGGACGGCAACTACCCCGGGATCGCCACGCATGACGAGGCGATGCTGACCGAGGCGAAGCGCTTCGTCGCCGAGAAGGGTATCGCCCGCGACCGCTTCGAGTTCCAGATGCTCTACGGCGTGCGGCGCGACCTGCAGGAACAGTTGGTGCGCGAGGGCTACCGGATCCGCGTCTACATCCCGTTCGGCACGCAGTGGTATCCGTACCTGATGCGCCGGCTCGCCGAGCGCCCCGCCAACATCGCGTTCATTCTCGGCAACGTCGTCAAGGAGGGGTTGGGGCGCTCGTGACGGAGTTCACCCTCTGGGGCTACATGGCCGCGCACGATCGCGCGGCGGCGTTCACCGGCAGCGACGAACGCGCCTATTCGGTGGCCCTCTGGGTGGACGATGATCCCGACGCACGCGGCCGCTTTGGCGGCGCCCTGCTCTTTGTCCGCTGGGCACCCGGTGGCGACGCGCCCGACGGCCACCTGGAGTCCGACTACCTCGTCTGGGGCGACACCCCCGACGACGCCCGCACCCGCCTTGGTGCCCTCTCCCTGTACGATGTGAAGGCCACCCTGGACGAACTCATCGCCGCCGGCCGGCCGGAAGAATTTTGACTGCGCCGGTCGGGACCGTCCTCGCCCGGGAAGGTGGCAGCTATCGTCTCCTCCTCGATGGCCGCGAATACGTCGCCATCCTCCGCGGCAAGGCGAAGCGCGCCGAGGATCGGGCCATCGCCGGTGACATCGTCACGATCGACCCGGCCACGCTCACCGAAGAGACGCTCGCGATCACTGGCGTCGAGCCGCGGCGCTCGTTGCTTGCGCGTCGCGTGCCGGATGGACGCGGGACGCGGCCGGTCGCGGCGAACGTCGATCAAGTGGTCGTGGTCATCGCCGCCGCCGACCCCGATCCGATTCCGCAGTTGATGGATCGCCTGCTGGTGGTGGCCGAGGCCAATGAGATCCCCTGCTGGGTCGTCGTCAACAAGACCGATCTCGGATCGGCTGCCCCGATCGAGGCGCACCTGCGGGCGTCGGGCTATCGTGTGCTGCCCACGGCGGCGCGCGCCGGCGAAGGGGTGGAAGCACTGCGCACGGCGCTCTTCGGCGCGACCTCGGTGCTTACCGGGCCCAGTGGTGCAGGGAAGTCGTCGTTGCTGAATGCCCTTGAGCCGGGGCTCGGCCTGCGCGTCGGGGCCGTCTCGGCCAAGGTCGGTCGCGGGACCCACACCACCGTCACGGCAACGATGATCCCGATGGCCGGGGGCGGCTTCGTGGTCGACACGCCGGGCTTCAGTGAAGTGGGAGTGTGGGACCTGGCGCGCGGGGAACTCGATTCCTGCTTTCCGGAGTTCCGCGAGTTCGTTGGCAGCTGCAAGTACGGCGATTGCCTCCATCGCATCGAACCCGGCTGCGCCATCCGTGCCGCCGTGGCGCGCGGCGACATTCCTGCCGCCCGCCACGATTCCTACCTCGCCATCCTTGCCGAACTCGAGGGACTCCCCGAGTCCTGGGAGTAGCAGCTACTTCGGCGGGAGCGCCGCGCCGCGGCGGCAGTTGTCGACGCCATCCAGCCCCGCCTCCGAACAGAGTACCTCGCGCCGCGGCACATCAGTCGGATACAGCACGACGATCTGCTCCCCCACCGCGACGAAGCACTGCTCCCGGTTCTTCCCCGGGGGCACATCCTGGCAGAAGGCGATGCCATCCGCCGGCTTCGCCGTGACGTCGATGTAATTCTTGACCACGCCGACGAAGCAATACGGCTGGTAGGCCGGGTCGCCATTGGTGCAGTATTCGATCGCCTTGTCGTTGTTCTGCACGGACATGCCGCTCGCATTGGTGCCGAGGCTCTGATAGCAGAGCGGACGCCACTGCGTGCCAACCTTGTCGCACGCGGCGGTCGCGAGCCCGAAGCGCCCGCCGGTGCTGGCCAGGATGATGCCGCCCTGCAGCTGATAGCAGGCGCTGCGGTACTTCGGCTCGGTCGCCGAGCAGGGATAGAGCGCGTCGGTGGAATCGCGCATCTTGAAGGTGATCGCGCCAAGCGCCGGGGCGTGGTTCATCCCCGCCATCCCGCCATGGGCCGAGTGGTCCGCCGCGGCGTTCGCTGCACTCGACTTCTCCAGCGCACGCACCGAGACGTGGTGGCCACCGGCCATCGACGCGATGGCGTTCTCCATGAAGGCTCCGCCGTAGCACGCCTCGCGGTCCCAGCCATTCGCCAACCAGTCGCAGCGGGTCAGCGCCGCCGGCAAGTCCCAGTTGAGCGCCATCTCGAAGCCGTGCCCGAGGCCGTGGACGCACTGGAAGCGAAGCCAGAGCTCCTTCACGTCCGACGCCACGGCGTCACACAACGTCACCGCGCGCGTCGAGTCGAGTGTCCCCTCGGCCGTCAGGTAGGACTGGATGACGCCGTGATAGCAGCCGGATTGATAGAGGCCGTTGCAGCCGCGGAAGACGGTCGACACGTCGTCGCCCGGCTTCCACGCGCGAATGCCGATCACGTGCGTGTAGCCGTGTCCCTCGCGTTCGACATCCTCATGCGCCTTCCCGAGTTGCGCGAGCGCGCCCAGCGCCATGCCGGTGCGGCCATTGGCCGCCAGCCCGACGAAGAAGTCTTCCAGGCAGGTGCGGCGCACTTCCGTCGAATCCGATCGGCACTGCCGATGGGCGAGCGTTGCGAGGCCGGCACTGTCGCCGCGGGTCGCAAGGGTGTCGATGGTGGCGCTGAGCGCCGTCGGCGTCAACGGCGTCTGGGCGGCACAGGCCGCGCCCACGAGGCAGGTGACGACCGCGACCCCTACCGTCCACGCCGCTCGCTTCTCGCTTCTCGCTTCTCGCTTCACGCCGTCTGCTCCCCGTTGGTCTTCTTTGTCCACCGATCCGCATCCCGCGTCTCCACCTTCGCCATCATCGCGTCGAACGCCACCTGCAGATCGATCCCCTCGCGGTTCGCCATGCAGATCAGCACGAAGAGGATGTCGGCCATCTCCATGCCCATACTGCCCTCCGCCTCATCCCGCTTCTTGGTCTTCTGGCCGAAGCGGTGATTCACCTCGCGCGCCAGCTCACCCACCTCTTCGCTGAGGCGCGTCATGTTGGTCAGCGGATGGAAGTAGCCTTCCTCGAATTGGGCGATCCAGGCGTCAACCCGGCGCTGGGAATCGGTCAGGGACATGGATGGAGGGGGGTGAGGGAGGACGGCGAACAGCGAACGGCGGGAACGGAACGGTGAACGTGAACGGAACGGGAAACGTACCCGTGAGGATGCGAAACGCGTTGCGTCCCATCCCCCGTTCACCGTTCACCGTTCACCGGTCACTGGTCACTGGTCCCTCACCCCCACCTATACTTCCTCCCCAAACCAACCTGCCGCCCCAAACGGAGACCCTTGATGCGCTCTCGGGACCGAATTCTCAATAACCTCGATCAGATCTACCGCGAATCGTACGACCTCGCCAAGGGCGCCGAGGCGACCACCCGGATGGCCGACCTGGACAACGCCTACATGCGCGACCAGCTGATGCTCGAGATCCTCCTCGACATCCGTGACCTCTTCGCCGTGACCCCCGCCGCCCCGGCCTCCTCTGGGCAGACGGCGCTGGAGAAGCTGGCGGCGTTGAAGCGGCTGGCGGGGAGGTAGGCGGCGGGGCGATCTTTCCCCCCCATGGCTACTCGAACCCCTGCGCGCTCGCGGTCCGCCACCAAGCTCGACAAGGCCGACCTGCTTGAGTTCTACCGGTTGATGCTCCTCTCCCGGCGCCTCGACGACAAGGAAATCCAGCTCAAGCGCCAGAATCGGATCTTCTTCCAGATCTCCGGCGCCGGGCACGAAGCGGTCCTGGTGGCTGCGGCGAAGGTGTTCCGCGCCGCCCACGACTGGTTCTACCTCTACTACCGCGACCGCGCCTTCTGCCTCGGCCTCGGCATGACCGCCACCGAGCAGCTCCTCTCGGCCGTGGCGGCCGCGGAGGATCCGAACTCCGGTGGGCGCCAGATGCCGTCGCACTGGGGGCACAAGGAGCTCAACATCGTCTCGACCTCCTCGCCGACCGGGACCCAGTTCCTGCAGGCGGTGGGCGCGGCCGAGACGTGGCTGCGCGCGTCCGCCGATGAGCGGCTGAGCGAGCTGACCCGCGGCGACGAAGTGATCCTCTGCACCACCGGCGACGGCACCACCAGCGAGGGCGAGTTCTGGGAGGCGATGAACTCCGCCTGCAATCTCAAGCTGCCGGTGGTCTTCCTGGTCGAGGACAACGGCTATGCGATCTCCGTCCCGGTGCAGGTGCAGACCGCCGGCGGCTCGATCTCGAAGTTGCTGGGTTCCTTCCCGAACCTGCTGATCATTGAAGTCGATGGCTGCGATCCGGTGGCCTCCCACGAGGCGATGCAGCGGGCGCACGACTACTGCCGCCAGCGGAAGGGGCCGGCGCTTGTCCATGCCCACGTCATCCGCCCCTACTCGCACTCGCTCTCGGACGACGAGGTCCACTACCGGACCACCGCCGAGCGCGAGGCCGACGCCCTCCGCGATCCGGTGACGGTCTTCCCGCGGCAGTTGGTCGAGCAGGGCGTGGCGACGGAAGCGGAGTTGGCGCTGATTCAGCAGCAAATCGAGGAAGAGGTCACCATCGCGACCGACATCGCGCTGGCCGCGCCGCAGCCGGCGTTGAACACCATCTATGACTACGTCTATTCGCCCGACGTCGATCCGACCGCGGAGCAGTTCGACACCGAGGACGATCCGCAGACCAGCGGCGACCCGACCACGATGGTGGACCTGCTCAACAGCTGCCTCAAGGACGAGATGACCCGCGATCCGCGGATCGTCATCTTCGGTGAGGATGTCGCCGATGCCTCGAAGCCCGAGGCCTTGGGCGACGTGAAGGGGAAGGGCGGCGTCTTCAAGGTGACGTGGGGGCTGCAGAAGCTCTTCGGCTCGGACCGGGTCTACAACTCACCACTCGCCGAGGCCAACATCGTCGGCCGCGCGATCGGCCTGGCCACGCGCGGGATGAAGCCGGTGGTCGAGATCCAGTTCTTCGACTACATCTGGCCCGCCTACATGCAGATCCGCGACGAACTCGCGCTGATGCGCTGGCGCTCCAACAACGCCTTCGCGTCGCCCGTGGTCATCCGCGTGACGTATGGCGGCTATCTGAAGGGCGGGGCGGTGTACCACTCGCAGACCGGCGCGGCGATCTTCACCGGCGTCCCCGGCCTCCGCGTGATCTGCCCGAGCACCGCACTCGATGCCAATGGCCTCCTCCGGACGGCGATCCGTTGCGAAGATCCGGTGATCTTCCTCGAGCACAAGCACCTCTACCGCCAGGCCTACAACAAGGGCGCCTACCCGGGCCCGAACTTCATGATTCCGTTCGGCAAGGCGAACGTGGTCAAGGAAGGCAGCGACGCCACGCTGATCACCTACGGCGCCGTGGTCCAGCGCGCGGTGCAGGCCGCCAAGGACCTCGAGGAGGCCACCGGGCAGCGCGTCGAGGTGATCGACCTCCGCTCGCTCAATCCGGTCGACTGGGACACCATCGCCGCCTCGGTCAAGAAGACCTCGCGCGTGATCGTCGCCTACGAGGACTCGCTCTCGTGGGGCTATGGCTCGGAGATCGCCGCGAAGATCGCCGACGAGATGTTCGAGTGGCTCGATGCCCCGGTGCGCCGCATTGCCGCCACCGACACCTTCGTGGCCTACGCGCCGGAGCTCGAGGACGTGATTCTGCCACAGGTGGAGAGTCTGGGGAAGGCGATGCGGGAGATTCTGGCCTACTGAACAACGTCGTAGGTCGTAAGTCCTAAGTCGTAGGTCAAGAACGGTGAAGGCCGGCCTCCTCGTTGGGATGCCGGCCTTCATGACTTACGACCTACGACCTACGACCTACGACCCCCTACAGCCCCTTCACCTCTGCCGCCGCGCTGATCGCATTGTCGATATCCCGCGTGATCGCGCGGGCCTGCTGCGTCGCCAGGGCGAGGTTGTCGCTCATGGCGCCGACGCCGCGTTCCTTGATGCGCAGCAATTCCAGCCGAAGCCCCTGCATCATCAGCACGCTGCTCTCCAGCTTGTCGGTGATCTCGGTGCGTCGGTTCTGCAGGTCGAGACACGCCTTGAGCTGACGGTCGAGCATCGCCTGCTGGCGGTCGCGCTCCTCGCTCTCCGGCCGCGACTTGAGCTCGGCCAGCCGCGCCTCGATCGTCACGACGTCCTGCACCCCGACCCGATCCATGTCGTTGAGGGTGCGCGCCAGCTGCCCGGCGCGATCGTGGAGACCATCGATGGTCTGGATCATCTCGGGGAACATCGAGCGGTCGGTGTCGGTCAGCGAGCCCCAGAGCGAGATGATCGCGCTGCGGTCGCCATAGACCTGCTGCATCTTCGGCAGCCACGGCCCATACTCCTCGGGCTTCGGCGCGGCGACCTGCCTGATGCCCTTGAGCGCCTTCGTCTGGCTCGCCGGAATGGCGTCGGGGGCATCGGGGCGATTGAGCACGTCGCGCCACGAGTACCCCGCCTGCCACAGCTCGGAGTAACGCTTGAAGAGGCCGATCGACATGCCGCCGGCCACAAAGAGGAACCACGGCCCGTCGAGGCCGGTGGCCACGTTGATCATGAAGCAGCCACCGACCACCGCGGCGAACTTGGCGAACTCCGCCCGCGCCTGGCGCACCAACTTCGGCTCGCCCGTTTCGGGAAGCGCCGGCTCGTTGTTCTTGAGGCCGCGGCGCACCGCGCGCCCCTGCTCACGCGCCACCCGCCCGGCGTCGCGGAGACCACCGACGTCCCGCGCGGCCGGACGGCCGGGGAGGTTGTTCCGATTGCCGGCGGCGTCGCCCAGCGGGGCACGGGTCGGGCGCGCCGTCCCGCGATCACCCAGCGGCGGACGCGCCAGCGGGCGCGGCGAGGGGCGGGTCGGATTGCCTGCGCGGTTGGGTGAGGCAGTCCGATTCGGCGCCGCGGCACGCTCGGCGGCGCGCATGCCCAGCCCGGTCGGGCGATAGCCAGCCACCGACCGGCTCTCGAGGGCCCGGCGAAGCGCCTCGGCCGACGCCCAGCGGTTCTCGGGGTCCTTCTCGAGGCAACGCGCCACCGCCAACGAGAGGTCCTCCGGGATGTCCGGATACTTCTCGTGCAGCAGCGGTGCGACCTCCGTGATGTGCTTCATCAGGATACCAGCCACCGTCGGGGCGTTGAACGGCAGCTCCCCCGACAACATCTGATAGGCAACGACGCCGACCGAATAGAGGTCGCTGCGGCCGTCGATCTCGCGCTCGCCGGCGGCCTGCTCCGGGCTCATGTACGACGGCGTACCGATCGCCATCCCCGCGGAGGTCAGCGTGGCGCTGCTGGTCGACGACATCGCCTTGGCGATGCCGAAGTCCGTCACCATCACGCGGCCGCGAGTCCCCTCGAGGAGGATGTTGTCCGGCTTGATGTCCCGATGGATGATCGACAGCGCGTGTGCGGCCGAGAGTGCGTCGGCCGTCTCACGCATGATCCTGCGCGTCTCCTCGGCCGGGACGCGGCCACGGCGACGAATGCGCGCGGCGAGCGACTCGCCCTCGATCAGCCCCATCACGAAATAGACGATGCCTTTCCCCTGGCCGACGTCGTGAATGGGCACGATGTGCGGATGGGCCAGCTTGGCGGCCGTCTGCGCCTCGCGCGTGAACCGCTCGCGGATCTCGCTCGAGAACGCCAGCTCCGGCGGGAGCGCCTTGATCGCCACCCGTCGTTGCAGTCGCTCGTCCCGCGCGCGGTACACCACCCCCATGCCGCCGCGACCGATCTCTCCCTCGATCGTATAAGCATCGCCAAGCGCCTCTTTGAGGAGGGCCGGCAGAGGATGCGGTGTGGGATCGGTCATTCAGGATCCGGGCGGCGGGACAATGACAGTCGCGATACGGGACGCTAACCCCGGAATTTGTACCGAGATGCACCTGCGAGCAACGTGCCGAGCCGCACCTGCCGTCGCGACAGGAAGTGAAGTTTCCTCCCTGAAACGTTTGTGCCCCTCTGGCGGACCCTCCGCGGACCTATCGGCCACCCCGGCAGGTATCTTGGGAGCAGGGCTGGCACGGCGGATGCCCCTTGCCTCCCCATCGCGCCGTGGACCGGTGCACCGCCCCCCTGCGGTCCCCGTCCAGGCGCTGTGTCTCAAGGAGAACCTCGTGACTGAACGTCTGACCCTTCCCGTCCTCCCCCTGCGCGACGTGGTGCTCTTCCCGGGCGTCACGGCTCCGATCGGGGCAGGCCGTCCCATGACCCTCAAGGCGATCGAAGCTGCCCTCGCCTCGCCCGACAAGCTCGTCTTCGCGGTGGCCCAGAAGGAAAACATCGAAGCCGTCTCCGCGGACGGGCTCCACCTTATCGGCACCATCGCCAAGATCGGCCAGCTGCAGCGCGGCATGTCGGGGATGCAGTTGCTCCTGCACGGCGAGCGCCGCGCGATGGCGTTGCAGGTGATCGAGGAGAACGGCCATCTCGTCGCCGTGGTGCGCGACATGGACGACCTCCCGCCGGTGGATGATTCGGATCCGGGCTTCGTTGCCCTGCATCGCGAACTGCGCGCCCGCGCCGCCGAGTTGGGCCAGAAGTCCGGACTCCCCGACGAAGTGGTGCAGCAGGTGCTCAACGGCGTCGACGAGCCGGGGCGCTTCGCCGACCTCGTCGCCGGCTATCTCGATCTCGACGCTGCCGGCCGCCAGGGCCTGCTCGAGACGCTCGCCGTCGACGAGCGGCTCCGCCGCGTCCTCGTGCACGTGCAGCGGCAGATTGCCGTGCTCGATG
The Gemmatimonadota bacterium DNA segment above includes these coding regions:
- a CDS encoding proline dehydrogenase family protein, coding for MMRSGLLWLSERKSIFNFVRSNGLAKKFASRFVAGETLATGEAAAKELQAKGITSSLDLLGESVHAEAEANAARDAYIAILRGMKAAGLEVNASLKPTQMGLDIDEGLAVRNITAILEVAKETGAFVRMDMEGSAYTQRTIDFYEKQVPEALRSHTGLVIQAALRRSTEDIEHLIRIGARVRLCKGAYMEPAEVAYPVKADVDAHYVRLMHRLLTDGNYPGIATHDEAMLTEAKRFVAEKGIARDRFEFQMLYGVRRDLQEQLVREGYRIRVYIPFGTQWYPYLMRRLAERPANIAFILGNVVKEGLGRS
- a CDS encoding protein kinase → MTDPTPHPLPALLKEALGDAYTIEGEIGRGGMGVVYRARDERLQRRVAIKALPPELAFSSEIRERFTREAQTAAKLAHPHIVPIHDVGQGKGIVYFVMGLIEGESLAARIRRRGRVPAEETRRIMRETADALSAAHALSIIHRDIKPDNILLEGTRGRVMVTDFGIAKAMSSTSSATLTSAGMAIGTPSYMSPEQAAGEREIDGRSDLYSVGVVAYQMLSGELPFNAPTVAGILMKHITEVAPLLHEKYPDIPEDLSLAVARCLEKDPENRWASAEALRRALESRSVAGYRPTGLGMRAAERAAAPNRTASPNRAGNPTRPSPRPLARPPLGDRGTARPTRAPLGDAAGNRNNLPGRPAARDVGGLRDAGRVAREQGRAVRRGLKNNEPALPETGEPKLVRQARAEFAKFAAVVGGCFMINVATGLDGPWFLFVAGGMSIGLFKRYSELWQAGYSWRDVLNRPDAPDAIPASQTKALKGIRQVAAPKPEEYGPWLPKMQQVYGDRSAIISLWGSLTDTDRSMFPEMIQTIDGLHDRAGQLARTLNDMDRVGVQDVVTIEARLAELKSRPESEERDRQQAMLDRQLKACLDLQNRRTEITDKLESSVLMMQGLRLELLRIKERGVGAMSDNLALATQQARAITRDIDNAISAAAEVKGL
- a CDS encoding nucleotide pyrophosphohydrolase; protein product: MSLTDSQRRVDAWIAQFEEGYFHPLTNMTRLSEEVGELAREVNHRFGQKTKKRDEAEGSMGMEMADILFVLICMANREGIDLQVAFDAMMAKVETRDADRWTKKTNGEQTA
- a CDS encoding dehydrogenase E1 component subunit alpha/beta, which translates into the protein MATRTPARSRSATKLDKADLLEFYRLMLLSRRLDDKEIQLKRQNRIFFQISGAGHEAVLVAAAKVFRAAHDWFYLYYRDRAFCLGLGMTATEQLLSAVAAAEDPNSGGRQMPSHWGHKELNIVSTSSPTGTQFLQAVGAAETWLRASADERLSELTRGDEVILCTTGDGTTSEGEFWEAMNSACNLKLPVVFLVEDNGYAISVPVQVQTAGGSISKLLGSFPNLLIIEVDGCDPVASHEAMQRAHDYCRQRKGPALVHAHVIRPYSHSLSDDEVHYRTTAEREADALRDPVTVFPRQLVEQGVATEAELALIQQQIEEEVTIATDIALAAPQPALNTIYDYVYSPDVDPTAEQFDTEDDPQTSGDPTTMVDLLNSCLKDEMTRDPRIVIFGEDVADASKPEALGDVKGKGGVFKVTWGLQKLFGSDRVYNSPLAEANIVGRAIGLATRGMKPVVEIQFFDYIWPAYMQIRDELALMRWRSNNAFASPVVIRVTYGGYLKGGAVYHSQTGAAIFTGVPGLRVICPSTALDANGLLRTAIRCEDPVIFLEHKHLYRQAYNKGAYPGPNFMIPFGKANVVKEGSDATLITYGAVVQRAVQAAKDLEEATGQRVEVIDLRSLNPVDWDTIAASVKKTSRVIVAYEDSLSWGYGSEIAAKIADEMFEWLDAPVRRIAATDTFVAYAPELEDVILPQVESLGKAMREILAY
- a CDS encoding tryptophanase; translated protein: MTFAPRTIIEPFRIKSVEPIRQTTAEERRVALDAAHHNLFLLRARDVLIDLLTDSGTGAMSSRQWAGMMIGDESYAGADSFYRFEAAVQRITGLRHVIPTHQGRAAERILFGTVVHAGQIVPNNTHFDTTRANIEARGATALDLPIAEGRQPSVWHPFKGNMDVEALDRVLTEQAGKVPLVMYTVTNNSGGGQPASLENLRAVRATCNRHGVPLFLDACRFAENAWFIKEREPGHEHETPTQIAQAMFAEVDGATMSAKKDGMANIGGFLAVNDDDLARRCRDNLILTEGFPTYGGLAGYDLEAIAIGLDEALNEDYLRYRVRSVAYLADRMTAAGIPMVTPPGGHALYIDAKAMLPHIPQTEYPAWALSCVLYLVGGIRSVEIGSVMFGQQPDGTEQPSAMELVRLAFPRRVYTQSHVDYLAEVLSYVGERRDRIRGMRITSQPPALRHFSARLAPAHGSIFAE
- a CDS encoding amino acid permease encodes the protein MLSHLTPHASHSPARREPPSTVTTPPPVGYARTLGLFSATMMVIGGIIGSGIFLNPSVVASRMGSRNGTLLVWVLGAVIALLGAFVFAELGRRRPLAGGGYAYLREAFGPLAGFLYGWALLLIMATGAIAAVAMTFAGYATDLFGLPAGQQPMLAAGAILLLTGINVIGVKPAAWTQNVFTLLKLLAIAVLVIAAFSAPAAVNQAEAPIEAGSTLLKVGAALVPVLFAFGGWQQTNFIAEELRDPERDLPRALILGVIGVVVAYLLVNVAYLRVLGPAGLAASHAPAAETMAGIAGESGRRLIAAGIVASTFGFLNLVILVSPRVYQAMARDGLFFKSFATLHPTWRTPVAAIVVQGAWAILLLFSGTYGALLDYVVFADWIFFGLTAATLFALRRADGDRVVPFLVPLHPWTTLAFVAAAAYVVLGSLASNPGNALRGGGLLLLGIPVFLYWRQRAATT
- the rsgA gene encoding ribosome small subunit-dependent GTPase A, with the translated sequence MTAPVGTVLAREGGSYRLLLDGREYVAILRGKAKRAEDRAIAGDIVTIDPATLTEETLAITGVEPRRSLLARRVPDGRGTRPVAANVDQVVVVIAAADPDPIPQLMDRLLVVAEANEIPCWVVVNKTDLGSAAPIEAHLRASGYRVLPTAARAGEGVEALRTALFGATSVLTGPSGAGKSSLLNALEPGLGLRVGAVSAKVGRGTHTTVTATMIPMAGGGFVVDTPGFSEVGVWDLARGELDSCFPEFREFVGSCKYGDCLHRIEPGCAIRAAVARGDIPAARHDSYLAILAELEGLPESWE